Genomic segment of Raphanus sativus cultivar WK10039 unplaced genomic scaffold, ASM80110v3 Scaffold4241, whole genome shotgun sequence:
CGTGGCCCCCTTGTATCAGTAtgcaatcttttatcaaaaacctttgttttctcttttcttcttgcttGTCGAGTAGATTgagtgttggtgtgtaatatccaacttctggtgtgtaatatccagagcccaaggatctcttcttcggtgtgtcatatccggattagatatctaggagtatcaagagcccTTTTCATaactcttgtgtcaccattcgatccactgcCTTTGAGAAACTCGAGTCtcttgattcgtttctgcaaaggattatcccatctgttccagagccttcctaggatcgtgtcaagtggtatcagagcaactctggaaggGAAGTATTCATCTTTCTCTCTGATTTTCGTTTTGCCTTTTGAGATTCTGTTTACAGTTGGTAGATCTGTGTTTCTGTTGATGAAATCTGATAAATCTGAGCACTTTGATCATAGATCTGTTGTAGTCTTTTCATATTCACTTTGATTTCGTGTTGATCTGTTTAAATCTGTTTCATATTGCTCAAGTTTGATCTGTACTTGTCTTTGGTTGAGTTTGAAATTGATCAGAGTTGTTAAGGTTtttaaatttcgtttttaatcTGTTTGATCAGACTGTTCtgttcctttttaaaaatcgaaaaccTGCAATAAATTTGTGTTGTGTTTATTTTTGAGTGTTTGTTTCTGTTAGAATTATTTACTGCTGTGTGTTTTTGATTTCAGGAACCATGGCAAGAGATCAAGAAGGAAGAATAACCACTGCTAAGACTGCTACTTTGCAGAAGATAATGAAATTCAGAATGGAACAGCAGCAGATACATGATGAGCATATGAAGAAAAGGAGAGTGCATAATCAAGAGCTtgagcccaagccaccagattCTGTTCAATACCGATCAAGAAATCATAAGAGGtttaaagaagaagatgcagGTCGTGGAGGACAACATATCAAGCCACCAGCCAGCACATGGAGCAGACCACATCAATCTTCCCTCACTCCTAAATCTATTTACCATTTTTCTGAATATAAATCTGCTGATGATTTTCAACTCTATTCTTTTTCAGGAAAAGGAAACTATCTAGAATGGGAAAGAACCATGGACAAGTGGCTGAGTTACAACAGAATCATGAGGAGTGAAAGATTATCTTTTGCTATTTCTCAACTCACCGGAAGAGCTTATAAGTGGTGgttgcaagaagaagatgatcgcATGTTCTACAAGGAACCAgctatcaccacttgggaaaGTCTGAAGTTGTTACTGAGGGATAAGTATGCATCCAAAGGCCACACTTCTCTGAAATCTACAAAGAAGAAAGTCATATCTACAACAGACTTTCGAAGTGAAAATTCAGAAACCAAGATGGCTGATTATGAGAAAGAAATCAGCAGCCTTGTTAAGGAGCTTCTTAAGACCATCAAGCCCTTAGACAAGCTGAAGAAGCTCCCAAAGAATCAAGAACCAGTTACTACTGTCTCGGAACTCAATGACGCAGAATCAGACTCAGCTGCCCCAATTCAAGAAGCTCAAACCGAAACATCTTTGGTAAAAGGAAACTTTGAGAAAGGACAAGAGTTTTCTCTGTTCTTACCTCAGTCTGAACTTAATTTTAACAATTCTTTTGGTGAACTAACTTGTcttgaaccggtgcaaccgagtagaATTATTTCAGTGTCACAGGTTGCAAAAGAAGACTCAGCAGAGAAGGAACCGGAGCAGTCAACACAAGGAAAAGAGTTGGAACAGCAGAACAGCCTGCAATCAGAAATCATTCCTGAATCCTTGTCTTATgacctgcaagagcactgtaaggagtTTAATATGGTTGTCTCTGTGCCTGAAATGTTTGTGAAAGTGAGTACTGAAGACATAAAACGTTTTGGTCTTGATAAAGtaaaagatttttgtgtttcaaaatctgtttttgataacatgtttaaatcttttaaagaacttaaactagaaaacctctttgatcaaaaacgttttccaactaataataaaaatatttctggtcATATTTTGAGTCTTGATCATTTTCTGAAACATAGCAAAAGTTTTAATCACAATGAAAAGGTTTTagagcttgatttgaaaccaccCGATTTCTGTTTTAAACCTTGTGATTCATTTGCTAGAACTCAAGAAAAGAGTTCTGTTCTGAATTTTCCTAGGCATGAACTGGTCATTAATAACTATATTGCACCTGCATATTTCTTGAAAGAACCTAGGAAGTTGCAAGAACCGAAATTGCATCAATCTGatattagattcaaagttttGAAGTCTGGCAATATCTCTGAGTTTGAACTTGATTGTTTGTGTGCTGAAAATGTTTCTAAACGTGTGGGATTGTGCTTTGATGATATTCTAGTGTATAACACTTTCTTTGATAAACCTGCTGCACAATTGAAACTAGAGATCATTGATTCTGAATGTGTGAACTTGATCCTTGATGATATTTGGGTCTGTAATGTTTTCTTTGATATGCATAATAGATGGAGGAATCACACTGTTTTGTGTTTTGGAGATATTCTTGTCTACaatactttctttgacatgataacccacttgacttgtccaaaaGAAGCTGAGAAAGGTACAGGTGAAAAGAGGGGCTATAAGGATCAGAGTACCAGTGATGAGTCTttggctaagttggagatgcaacaagaAAACTTTGAAAGCTGTCAAGCCGCCAGATttgacataggagcagtccgaggatcatatctcaacaaccacaaggaATTAATCAGCAAACTCGACTGCCATGGAAACTTAACTCATCAGGGTCTCACGTCGAAATGGAATCACGTCCAAAGCTTCTCAAATGAAAGAGTTATGGGTTCTACAAGGCGGGTGATTCTGTGTATGCTTTGTTTGAACTTTTCTGAGTTTAGAACATTtcaatcctatctatggcgaTCAGGTGAGCATGCTAAGGTAAGTGATCATATTTTCAGTAATTCTTTTAttattgattacacagatatgatgcacttgtttttgtcaaaagagccatgtgcagattataaggaagcttggaagcaatcaaggagAAATAACAAGCATGAGGAAGACAATCGGTTCAAGCCACCTGATCTGAACAAGAACCAACATGTCCCTGGctttatcatcatcaaagaAGCACCTCCAGATGCAGCATACAAACCAGAACCAAGCAGAAACAAAtttgggataagactcttactctttgataaatttttatgtgctaacttgttttgtttcattgcatcaggagtaaggagagctaactggatcagtgtttcctctatatccgaatctaacagcaacaatgcctatctaagaggcttgcaaggtaagtgtaatctgatttcaaacttctataTTGCTGATTTGGTCTCCTTTATTGcaggtaaagcagatttgaggtcaaatcttcttgaagagggaggggatgatatgatcatggaaagcaccaaggactggaagcatgaacctgaacctgaagagcttgtagcagaggatgcaacattgaagaatgcttggaaacaagaagaatacattggtcttggccgaagcttgatcatccaagacaccttaaccattattcaagctactccaccttcgagctgatcatcatctaggcaagtagcttgtgtgtgctcttttcctaacctttggttttgtcccactgggttttccaaaggaaggtttttaacgaggccacaagtctacttctcctatatcctagatgattgatcttggtctgtccacatgaagaccttatgttatttttatagctatgtttttatgttatttagttttcgaaaactctagtctttgttatgtttccaagggagcctttgtctttatttcttttgtattttcgagaccttgtgcatgtacaaggcttCTCCTTTATATACTGGTCGTGGCCCCCTTGTATCAGTATGctatcttttatcaaaaacctttgttttctcttttcttcttgcttGTCGAGTAGATTgagtgttggtgtgtaatatccaacttctggtgtgtaatatccagagcccaaggatctcttcttcggtgtgtcatatccggattagatatctaggagtatcaagagcccTTTTCATaactcttgtgtcaccattcgatccactgcCTTTGAGAAACTCGAGTCtcttgattcgtttctgcaaaggattatcccatctgttccagagcctt
This window contains:
- the LOC130507266 gene encoding uncharacterized protein LOC130507266, with amino-acid sequence MARDQEGRITTAKTATLQKIMKFRMEQQQIHDEHMKKRRVHNQELEPKPPDSVQYRSRNHKRFKEEDAGRGGQHIKPPASTWSRPHQSSLTPKSIYHFSEYKSADDFQLYSFSGKGNYLEWERTMDKWLSYNRIMRSERLSFAISQLTGRAYKWWLQEEDDRMFYKEPAITTWESLKLLLRDKYASKGHTSLKSTKKKVISTTDFRSENSETKMADYEKEISSLVKELLKTIKPLDKLKKLPKNQEPVTTVSELNDAESDSAAPIQEAQTETSLVKGNFEKGQEFSLFLPQSELNFNNSFGELTCLEPVQPSRIISVSQVAKEDSAEKEPEQSTQGKELEQQNSLQSEIIPESLSYDLQEHYGGITLFCVLEIFLSTILSLT